The Argonema galeatum A003/A1 genomic sequence TGACAAACCCTAAGCGTAACGAAAAATGACTCTAGCCAACTATCAACTTTCCCTAAACTTTGAGCAAGTGTTAGCCTTGGTCAAACAATTGCCATATCCAGAAAAATTGCAATTAAGCCAAGAACTTGAAAAAGAAGTATTAAACAGTAAATT encodes the following:
- the vap15 gene encoding type II toxin-antitoxin system VapB15 family antitoxin gives rise to the protein MTLANYQLSLNFEQVLALVKQLPYPEKLQLSQELEKEVLNSKLTALLESFKTDELSLETIAEEVEAVRSEIYARKPAH